Proteins encoded by one window of Hylaeus volcanicus isolate JK05 chromosome 7, UHH_iyHylVolc1.0_haploid, whole genome shotgun sequence:
- the LOC128880165 gene encoding voltage-dependent calcium channel subunit alpha-2/delta-3 isoform X4, producing the protein MRLRFLYAVVVLILIEAPDRGDGISYNTAKAWAHKLGFELSQLAKYVTNVEKFQERYKQASVTIRDGNALVHEIAKDIKAMMESKISAIKRIMDVAETSALSAPDVTPPESFKFINAKNNTIDVKNSYHFGGEVNLNMSAVHVPTNVYERATPVIRAIKWSEELDKTFINNYEQDPSLSWQYFGSATGFMRQYPAMNWYMEETVDLFDCRTRSWYIEAATSPKDILILIDTSGSMTGIRREIARHVVNNILDTLGNNDFVNIITFSNVTKEVVPCFNDTLVQANLANVRELKRAISNLNTEKIANFSLALTTAFELLESYRMEKKGAICNQAIMLITDGVPYNYKDIFETYNWKDNPDEPYRADMPVRMFTYLIGREVADVREVQWMACANRGYFVHLCTLAEVREQVLKYVPVMARPLVLGRTDHPTIWTPVYADITDPKMTDWLWEQRESEEQKERFLRLHRRKKLFNSSERDRRFVKKQKKSHDQSGDLQEYKLMTSVSMPVFDRRNNATRIADLLGVAGTDVPIREIQKLMMPHRLGVNGYAFIVTNNGFILIHPDLRPVFQGILKPAYNSVDMAEVELMDQDRGPREFDDGIIMLRNDVVNQANGSVTLHTKYHYDDMKRVGRVKRKYDYTGIPNTPFTVVVSLPEHDHNGSHRVHATEEIHRVHVSGKNVSDYFSGTNWRVHPHWLYCKYHYEDEHSFNSSEAQLLHFLERTRQPGWKWNDMKQPSQPPEYSATSSGNDTHRKSKPTPYKADKDSYYCDRELLLSLVFDAKVTEWFANLSTTREEKGKEFQQRFGVTLAFMATHSGLTRWQDFLLDENATLSEDHFSKIYPRAIDEVWYKRAVEQHYIHRENFVFSVPLDEEGADNTTLVTASHAIFIESSKGKAPAAVVGFQFQHTALQGLFQNITFSCEGLGNCHSHCGAENWACYLIDNNGYVIAAEDESDAGKFFGEIRGPIMSNLVKEGVFERIRIYDYQAVCFKRTHTTNDGSILLTPWRSAQKLISWLVGQAVWAWARAGIWNSEYAEVYAYPNEDEGMHESYQESEEKPPVDAKDEKLFDQKVLINRTRPEACDQEVYLYLRNASFVSFDIESNVNDECLRPYIVQPVDFSNMLLVVVNTDCFDTVSPPLSVIPEEVMYENNSLVCQKALNPLKRKKPQSCIRSDPKESEIKDLCGLASNVESNIYLLLLLSTACVLARRIVLGQN; encoded by the exons ATGAGGCTTCGTTTCCTGTACGCCGTCGTCGTCCTGATCCTGATCGAGGCACCCGACCGCGGTGACGGCATATCGTACAACAC AGCAAAAGCATGGGCGCACAAATTGGGTTTCGAGCTGTCCCAGCTGGCCAAGTACGTGACCAACGTGGAGAAGTTCCAGGAGAGGTACAAGCAGGCTTCGGTGACGATACGTGATGGTAACGCCTTGGTTCACGAGATCGCCAAGGACATCAAGGCTATGATGGAGTCGAAAATATCAGCCATCAAG AGGATCATGGACGTAGCAGAAACGTCGGCGTTATCAGCTCCGGACGTCACGCCCCCGGAGTCGTTCAAATTCATCAACGCGAAGAACAACACCATCGACGTGAAGAACAGCTACCACTTCGGAGGCGAGGTGAACCTGAACATGTCCGCCGTCCACGTTCCAACGAACGTTTACGAGAGAGCCACGCCCGTGATCAGGGCGATCAAGTGGTCCGAGGAGCTGGACAAGACCTTCATCAACAACTACGAACAGGACCCGTCCCTGTCCTGGCAGTACTTCGGCAGCGCGACGGGATTCATGAGACAGTACCCGGCGATGAACTGGTACATGGAGGAGACGGTCGACCTGTTCGACTGCAGGACCAGAAGCTGGTACATCGAGGCAGCCACCAGCCCGAAGGACATCCTCATCCTGATCGACACGTCGGGCAGCATGACCGGCATACGCAGGGAAATCGCTAGGCACGTGGTTAACAACATCCTAGACACTCTAGGGAACAACGACTTCGTCAACATCATCACGTTCTCCAATGTCACCAAGGAG gtgGTTCCATGCTTCAACGATACCTTGGTCCAAGCGAATTTAGCAAACGTCAGAGAGCTGAAGAGAGCCATATCGAATCTGAACACGGAGAAGATCGCGAATTTCTCGCTGGCCTTGACCACGGCCTTCGAGCTGCTCGAGAGCTATCGAATGGAGAAGAAAGGGGCCATTTGCAACCAGGCGATCATGCTGATAACGGACGGCGTGCCGTACAACTATAAAGACATCTTCGAGACTTATAACTGGAAGGACAATCCCGACGAACCGTATAGAGCGGACATGCCCGTCAGAATGTTCACTTATCTGATTGGCAGGGAAGTGGCGGACGTCAGGGAGGTGCAATGGATGGCTTGCGCGAACAGAGGATATTTTGTTCATCTTTGCACTTTGGCCGAAGTCAGAGAACAG GTGCTCAAGTACGTTCCCGTGATGGCACGACCGTTGGTACTGGGTCGCACGGACCATCCAACGATCTGGACCCCCGTCTACGCCGACATCACGGACCCCAAGATGACCGATTGGCTCTGGGAGCAACGCGAAAGCGAGGAACAGAAGGAGAGGTTCCTCAGGCTCCACAGAAGAAAGAAGCTGTTCAACTCCTCGGAGCGCGATCGCAGGTTCGTGAAGAAGCAGAAGAAGTCGCACGACCAGAGCGGCGATCTTCAAGAGTACAAGCTGATGACCTCGGTTAGCATGCCGGTGTTTGACCGACGCAATAACGCG ACACGGATCGCCGATCTCCTAGGCGTCGCTGGCACGGACGTTCCGATACGAGAGATACAGAAGCTCATGATGCCCCATCGG CTCGGCGTTAACGGATACGCGTTCATCGTGACCAACAACGGTTTCATCCTGATTCATCCCGACCTTCGACCAGTG TTTCAGGGAATCCTGAAACCAGCGTACAACAGCGTCGACATGGCGGAGGTCGAGCTGATGGATCAGGACAGAGGACCAAGGGAGTTCGACGATGGAATCATCATG CTTCGAAATGACGTGGTCAATCAGGCAAACGGTAGCGTGACGCTTCACACAAAGTACCATTACGATGACATG AAACGTGTGGGTAGAGTGAAGAGGAAGTATGACTACACCGGCATACCAAACACGCCGTTCACGGTGGTGGTCAGTCTGCCGGAACATGATCACAACGGAAGTCATCGCGTTCACGCTACCGAGGAAATACATCGTGTTCACGTTAGTG GCAAGAACGTGTCCGATTATTTCTCTGGCACGAACTGGCGGGTGCATCCCCATTGGTTGTACTGCAA ATACCACTACGAGGACGAGCATTCGTTCAATTCCTCGGAGGCGCAGCTCCTGCATTTCCTGGAGCGTACTCGACAGCCGGGTTGGAAATGGAACGACATGAAACAACCGTCCCAGCCGCCAGAATACTCGGCCACGAGTTCCGGTAACGACACTCACCGCAAATCAAAGC CCACGCCATACAAAGCGGACAAAGACTCTTACTACTGCGACAGAGAGCTTCTGCTGAGTCTGGTGTTCGACGCAAAGGTAACCGAGTGGTTTGCAAACCTCAGCACCACGCGCGAGGAAAAAGG GAAAGAGTTCCAACAACGTTTCGGCGTGACGCTCGCCTTCATGGCCACTCACAGTGGCCTGACAAGATGGCAGGACTTCTTGCTGGACGAGAACGCCACCCTTTCAGAAGACCACTTCAGCAAGATCTACCCGAGAGCCATAGACGAAGTATGGTACAAGCGCGCCGTCGAGCAGCACTATATCCACCGTGAGAACTTTGTCTTCTCCGTGCCACTCGACGAGGAGGGTGCCGACAACACCACCCTCGTCACCGCCAGTCACGCCATTTTTATTG AATCTTCAAAAGGGAAGGCGCCAGCGGCGGTGGTAGGCTTTCAGTTCCAGCACACCGCTCTTCAAGGGCTCTTCCAGAACATCACGTTCAGCTGCGAAGGTTTAGGGAATTGTCACTCGCATTGCGGCGCAGAGAACTGGGCTTGCTACTTGATCGACAACAACGGATACGTGATCGCAGCGGAGGACGAATCCGACGCAGGGAAGTTCTTCGGCGAAATCAGAGGACCGATCATGTCCAATCTCGTGAAGGAGGGCGTCTTCGAGAGGATCAGGATATACGATTACCAGGCGGTCTGCTTCAAAAGAACGCATACCACTAACGATGGAAGCATACTGCTCACG CCATGGAGAAGCGCACAGAAGTTGATCTCGTGGCTCGTCGGGCAAGCGGTCTGGGCTTGGGCCAGAGCAGGAATTTGGAACTCCGAGTACGCAGAGGTGTACGCTTACCCGAACGAGGACGAAGGTATGCACGAAAGTTACCAGGAGAGCGAAGAAAAGCCTCCGGTGGACGCCAAGGACGAGAAACTGTTCGACCAAAAGGTTCTGATCAATCGAACCAGGCCAGAAGCTTGCGATCAAGAG GTGTACCTGTACCTGCGGAACGCGTCCTTCGTATCGTTCGACATCGAATCCAACGTGAACGACGAATGCCTGAGGCCCTACATCGTGCAACCAGTGGATTTCAGTAATATGCTTCTAGTGGTGGTCAACACGGACTGCTTCGACACGGTATCGCCTCCATTGAGCGTGATCCCGGAGGAAGTGATGTACGAGAACAACTCTCTGGTCTGCCAGAAGGCGCTCAACCCCCTGAAGAGAAAGAAACCTCAGTCCTGCATTCGCAGCGATCCGAAGGAAAGCGAGATCAAAGATCTCTGCGGCTTGGCTTCGAACGTGGAATCGAATATCTACCTCCTTCTTCTGTTATCGACCGCCTGTGTCCTCGCAAGACGGATCGTCCTTggtcagaattaa